Proteins co-encoded in one Synechococcus elongatus PCC 6301 genomic window:
- a CDS encoding glucose-6-phosphate isomerase, with protein sequence MTAQQLWQRYLDWLYYDPSLEFYLDISRMGFDDAFVTSMQPKFQHAFAAMAELEAGAIANPDEQRMVGHYWLRDPELAPTPELQTQIRDTLAAIQDFALKVHSGVLRPPTGSRFTDILSIGIGGSALGPQFVSEALRPQAALLQIHFFDNTDPAGFDRVLADLGDRLASTLVIVISKSGGTPETRNGMLEVQSAFAQRGIAFAPQAVAVTGVGSHLDHVAITERWLARFPMEDWVGGRTSELSAVGLLSAALLGIDITAMLAGARQMDALTRHSDLRQNPAALLALSWYWAGNGQGKKDMVILPYKDSLLLFSRYLQQLIMESLGKERDLLGKVVHQGIAVYGNKGSTDQHAYVQQLREGIPNFFATFIEVLEDRQGPSPVVEPGITSGDYLSGLLQGTRAALYENGRESITITVPRVDAQQVGALIALYERAVGLYASLVGINAYHQPGVEAGKKAAAGVLEIQRQIVELLQQGQPLSIAAIADDLGQSEQIETIYKILRHLEANQRGVQLTGDRHNPLSLIASWQR encoded by the coding sequence ATGACCGCCCAGCAGCTCTGGCAACGCTACCTCGATTGGCTCTACTACGATCCCTCGCTGGAGTTTTACCTCGACATCAGCCGCATGGGATTCGATGACGCTTTCGTTACTAGCATGCAGCCCAAGTTCCAGCACGCCTTTGCGGCGATGGCAGAGCTCGAGGCCGGAGCGATCGCCAACCCCGATGAACAGCGGATGGTCGGCCACTACTGGCTGCGCGATCCTGAGCTGGCACCCACACCGGAGCTGCAGACCCAAATTCGCGACACGCTGGCCGCGATCCAAGACTTCGCCCTCAAAGTACACAGTGGCGTGTTGCGGCCACCCACCGGCTCCCGCTTCACCGACATTCTCTCAATTGGCATTGGCGGGTCGGCCCTAGGGCCGCAGTTTGTCTCAGAAGCCCTCCGGCCTCAAGCGGCACTGCTCCAGATTCACTTCTTTGACAACACCGATCCAGCTGGCTTCGATCGCGTTTTAGCTGATCTCGGCGATCGCCTTGCTTCCACCTTAGTAATCGTTATTTCCAAATCTGGCGGCACTCCCGAAACCCGCAACGGCATGCTGGAGGTTCAGTCCGCCTTTGCCCAGCGAGGGATTGCCTTTGCGCCCCAAGCTGTCGCCGTCACAGGGGTGGGGAGCCATCTCGATCATGTAGCGATCACAGAAAGATGGCTGGCCCGTTTCCCCATGGAAGACTGGGTGGGCGGCCGCACCTCTGAACTATCTGCAGTCGGTCTACTCTCGGCAGCCCTACTGGGCATCGACATCACCGCCATGCTGGCCGGGGCGCGGCAAATGGACGCCCTGACCCGCCATTCCGATTTGCGACAAAATCCGGCAGCGCTCTTGGCTTTGAGCTGGTACTGGGCCGGCAATGGGCAAGGCAAAAAAGACATGGTCATCCTGCCCTACAAGGACAGCCTGCTGCTGTTTAGCCGCTATCTGCAGCAGTTGATCATGGAGTCACTGGGCAAGGAGCGCGATCTGCTCGGCAAGGTAGTTCACCAAGGCATCGCCGTTTACGGCAACAAAGGCTCGACCGATCAACATGCCTACGTCCAGCAACTGCGCGAGGGCATTCCTAACTTCTTTGCCACGTTTATCGAGGTGCTCGAAGACCGACAGGGGCCGTCGCCAGTCGTGGAGCCTGGCATCACCAGTGGCGACTATCTCAGCGGGCTGCTTCAAGGCACCCGCGCGGCGCTTTACGAAAATGGGCGTGAGTCGATCACGATTACGGTGCCGCGCGTTGATGCACAACAGGTGGGGGCCTTGATCGCGCTGTATGAACGGGCGGTGGGACTCTATGCCAGCTTGGTTGGCATCAATGCCTATCACCAGCCGGGGGTGGAAGCCGGCAAAAAGGCTGCTGCCGGTGTTCTCGAGATCCAGCGCCAGATTGTGGAGTTGCTCCAACAGGGACAACCACTCTCGATCGCAGCGATCGCAGACGATTTAGGTCAGAGTGAGCAGATTGAAACGATCTACAAAATCCTGCGCCATCTCGAAGCCAATC
- a CDS encoding glycosyltransferase family 4 protein has protein sequence MGNLLVNLAMVLRQPTGISTYALSLLPYLRSLQPTLLSDRLYEGFDHQLISSRLCSDRGRRARLARLYWTQTQVPKLYRRLGSRLLFSPAPEAPIDRHCRSVVMVHDLRPLQLPSHSWQTYYFRWVVPKIVAQASHVLCNSEATATDLCHFYQLPAQKITPIYLGYDRQHYQPWSGKTSNYFLHIGQQFPHKNLERLIRAFAQLPTDYQLYLAGSRHASETPRLEQLVHSLGLRDRVQFLRYVDYADLPRLIGEAIALVYPSLWEGFGLPILEAMACGTPVITAHGSSLSEVGGEAVLYVDPYRIEAIAAAMRDLIDDSNLRQSLRDRGFQQASRFSWEATGKETCQVLEKFL, from the coding sequence GTGGGCAATCTGTTAGTCAATTTGGCAATGGTGCTGCGCCAGCCCACAGGGATCAGTACCTATGCCCTCAGTTTGTTGCCCTATCTGCGATCGCTGCAGCCCACCCTCCTGAGCGATCGCCTCTACGAGGGGTTTGACCATCAGCTCATTTCCTCGCGGCTCTGCTCCGATCGCGGGCGAAGAGCCCGCTTGGCTAGGCTCTATTGGACCCAGACCCAAGTTCCCAAACTCTATCGCCGGCTGGGTAGTCGACTGTTATTTTCACCGGCGCCCGAAGCCCCGATTGATCGCCACTGCCGATCGGTGGTGATGGTTCATGATCTGCGTCCCCTGCAACTGCCATCGCACTCTTGGCAGACCTACTATTTCCGCTGGGTCGTGCCCAAAATTGTGGCGCAGGCGAGTCATGTGCTCTGCAACTCGGAAGCAACCGCTACCGATCTCTGTCATTTTTATCAACTGCCCGCCCAGAAAATTACGCCGATTTACCTGGGCTACGATCGCCAGCACTATCAGCCTTGGAGCGGCAAAACCAGCAACTACTTCCTCCACATTGGGCAACAGTTTCCCCACAAGAATCTAGAGCGCCTGATTCGGGCGTTTGCCCAGTTACCGACGGACTATCAGCTGTATCTCGCTGGCAGTCGTCATGCCTCCGAAACACCTCGGTTAGAGCAACTTGTGCATAGTTTGGGACTGCGGGATCGGGTGCAATTCCTGCGCTACGTGGACTACGCCGATCTGCCGCGGCTGATTGGTGAGGCGATCGCCCTCGTCTATCCCAGCCTTTGGGAAGGCTTTGGCCTACCGATTCTAGAGGCGATGGCCTGCGGCACCCCAGTGATCACTGCCCATGGCTCTTCGCTATCAGAAGTGGGCGGTGAGGCCGTTCTCTACGTCGACCCCTATCGCATTGAGGCGATCGCTGCCGCCATGCGCGACCTAATCGACGATTCAAATCTGCGGCAGTCCCTGCGCGATCGGGGCTTCCAGCAAGCCAGCCGTTTCAGCTGGGAAGCCACCGGTAAAGAAACTTGCCAAGTGCTCGAAAAATTTCTTTAG
- a CDS encoding glycosyltransferase family 2 protein codes for MPKLSLIIATFNDAIGLARCLDSIEQQTVRADCEVLVFDNASSDGTVELLQGWSDRLTYWESERDRGIYHAWNKAIARASGDYVAFVGADDYYASPTALQQLLELTVGQPDLVSGRNAYYSPEGKFLRTWGYAWDWQRMRESMILSHPGLLMRRSLFDRIGLFDERFRICGDYDWLLRLPPDLKAVHTNQVILCLSMGGLSNTRISRVFAETFQAQRRQPDLGRWRSGVYWLINWLKFGRRKLIGLA; via the coding sequence GTGCCCAAGCTCTCTTTGATCATCGCCACCTTTAACGATGCGATCGGCTTAGCCCGCTGTCTCGACAGTATTGAACAACAAACAGTACGGGCAGATTGTGAAGTCTTGGTCTTTGACAATGCCTCCAGCGATGGCACGGTTGAGTTGCTGCAAGGCTGGAGCGATCGCCTGACCTACTGGGAAAGTGAGCGCGATCGTGGCATCTATCACGCTTGGAACAAAGCGATCGCCCGCGCCAGTGGCGATTATGTCGCCTTCGTTGGTGCAGACGATTATTACGCCAGTCCCACAGCTCTCCAACAACTGCTAGAGCTGACTGTGGGGCAGCCCGATTTGGTGAGCGGGCGCAATGCCTACTACAGCCCCGAGGGGAAATTTCTACGCACCTGGGGCTATGCCTGGGATTGGCAGCGGATGCGGGAGTCGATGATCCTCAGTCATCCGGGACTGCTGATGCGGCGATCGCTGTTTGATCGTATTGGCCTGTTTGATGAGCGCTTTCGCATCTGTGGCGACTACGACTGGCTCCTGCGGCTACCGCCCGACTTGAAGGCCGTCCACACCAATCAAGTCATCCTCTGCCTGAGCATGGGCGGGCTAAGCAACACCCGCATTAGCCGAGTCTTTGCTGAGACCTTCCAAGCCCAGCGTCGCCAGCCGGATTTAGGCCGATGGCGCAGTGGTGTTTATTGGCTGATCAATTGGCTGAAGTTCGGGCGCCGTAAACTCATAGGATTGGCTTAG
- a CDS encoding undecaprenyl-phosphate glucose phosphotransferase yields MPSQRSWIRPYERQLPYLQLALDLLLIVLNAVIAFRLRFEFSYFQDNARYLLPLLLALPAAAIYFPLFNLYDSWRGRSMIPLMLRVAAAWGLTIATTVTIIFALHYGSSFSRLWFTTWAIGSLYSFGLIRLLWVAGLQMMRHKGWNERRLLIVGAGDLGQVLTDRLAAARWTGLRVVGFLDDNPELEGQNYRGIPITAQVDQIETWIDRFDAHEVWLALPLRAQDRVQEILHLLRHSTVTIRLIPDVFSFRLINHGFTEVLGVPLIDLNASPMMGSNRFIKAIEDKVLAGMILLLASPVMLAIAIGIRLTSPGPIFYRQERIGWNGQPFMMLKFRSMPVNSEAKGVQWGKAYAKPTTPLGSFLRRTSLDELPQFINVLRGEMSIVGPRPERSLFVEQFKDEIPDYMKKHMVKAGITGWAQVNGLRGDTDLRKRIEYDLYYIENWSLAFDLQIIGMTLLKGFLSRNAY; encoded by the coding sequence ATGCCAAGCCAGCGGTCTTGGATTCGTCCCTACGAGCGACAACTGCCTTACCTGCAGCTTGCGCTCGACTTGCTGCTGATTGTGCTCAATGCAGTCATCGCTTTTCGGCTGCGCTTCGAGTTCAGCTATTTCCAAGACAACGCTCGCTACCTGCTGCCACTGCTGCTAGCATTGCCCGCTGCGGCCATCTATTTCCCGCTGTTTAACCTCTACGATTCCTGGCGCGGGCGATCGATGATTCCACTGATGCTGCGGGTCGCCGCCGCTTGGGGTCTAACGATCGCTACCACCGTCACGATCATTTTTGCCCTGCACTACGGCAGTTCCTTCTCGCGGCTCTGGTTTACGACCTGGGCGATCGGCAGTCTCTACAGCTTTGGACTGATTCGCCTGCTCTGGGTGGCCGGTTTACAGATGATGCGCCACAAGGGCTGGAACGAACGCCGTCTCCTCATTGTCGGGGCCGGTGACCTGGGGCAAGTACTGACCGATCGCTTGGCGGCCGCTCGTTGGACCGGACTGCGCGTGGTTGGGTTCCTCGACGACAACCCGGAGCTAGAGGGACAAAACTATCGCGGCATTCCAATCACGGCTCAGGTTGACCAGATTGAAACTTGGATCGATCGTTTTGACGCCCATGAAGTCTGGTTAGCCTTGCCCTTACGGGCACAGGATCGCGTCCAAGAAATTTTGCATCTGTTGCGCCACAGCACGGTGACAATCCGCCTAATACCTGATGTCTTTAGCTTCCGGCTGATCAACCACGGCTTCACAGAAGTTTTGGGCGTACCACTCATTGACCTCAACGCCTCACCGATGATGGGCTCCAATCGCTTCATCAAGGCGATCGAGGACAAGGTCTTAGCAGGCATGATTCTGCTACTAGCGAGTCCAGTCATGCTGGCGATCGCGATCGGCATCAGGCTGACCTCACCGGGCCCAATCTTCTATCGCCAGGAGCGAATTGGCTGGAATGGGCAGCCGTTTATGATGCTCAAGTTCCGGTCGATGCCGGTGAATTCAGAAGCAAAAGGGGTGCAGTGGGGCAAAGCCTACGCCAAGCCCACCACACCGCTGGGAAGTTTCCTACGGCGCACTAGTTTGGATGAGTTGCCGCAGTTTATTAACGTCTTGCGCGGTGAGATGTCGATCGTCGGTCCTCGTCCCGAGCGATCGCTGTTTGTCGAGCAGTTCAAGGATGAAATCCCTGACTACATGAAGAAACACATGGTCAAGGCAGGAATTACTGGCTGGGCACAGGTGAACGGGCTGCGCGGCGACACGGATCTACGCAAGCGGATTGAGTACGACCTCTACTACATTGAGAACTGGTCCCTTGCCTTTGACCTGCAGATTATTGGCATGACGCTGCTCAAAGGCTTCCTCAGTCGCAATGCGTACTAG
- a CDS encoding glycosyltransferase: MRVAIVHYWLVQMRGGERVLEALCDLFPEADLFTHVCDRDRLSPTLQRHRIQTSFIQRLPAAQRRYPTYLPLMPFALEQFDLRGYDLVISSESGPAKGVITDPNSLHICYCHSPMRYLWDLAPSYRRQAGWFKRRAMDLLLPPLRVWDQATAQRVDHFLANSRFVAQRIRKYYRREATVLHPPVHADRFAIADREPEDFYLYVGQLVPYKRADLAVAACSAFGKRLIVIGDGEERSRLEKLAGPTVQFLGRQSDAAIASYYQRCRALLFPGVEDFGIVPLEAMASGRPVIAYGDGGALETVKAGETGLFFQSATVEALTNAITQFEVQQGQFDPVAIREHAMGFDCDTFKTNFQRFLTSVL, translated from the coding sequence ATGAGAGTTGCGATCGTTCACTATTGGCTGGTGCAAATGCGGGGCGGCGAACGGGTCTTGGAAGCACTCTGCGATCTCTTTCCCGAAGCTGACCTGTTCACCCATGTCTGCGATCGCGATCGTCTCAGCCCGACGCTGCAACGTCACCGCATCCAAACCAGCTTCATTCAACGCTTACCAGCGGCGCAACGGCGCTATCCCACCTACCTGCCGCTGATGCCCTTTGCTCTCGAGCAATTTGACTTGCGGGGCTATGACCTGGTGATCAGTAGTGAGTCTGGCCCTGCCAAAGGCGTGATCACGGATCCGAACAGTCTCCATATTTGCTATTGCCACAGCCCGATGCGCTACCTCTGGGACTTAGCGCCCAGCTATCGTCGCCAAGCAGGTTGGTTCAAGCGCCGGGCCATGGATCTGCTGTTGCCGCCGCTGCGGGTTTGGGATCAGGCTACAGCCCAGCGCGTCGATCATTTTTTGGCTAATTCTCGCTTTGTTGCTCAGCGGATTCGCAAGTATTACCGCCGTGAGGCGACTGTCTTGCATCCGCCCGTCCATGCCGATCGCTTTGCGATCGCCGACCGTGAGCCAGAGGACTTTTACCTCTACGTCGGCCAGCTCGTGCCTTACAAGCGAGCTGATTTAGCGGTCGCAGCCTGTTCCGCCTTTGGGAAGCGACTCATTGTGATTGGAGATGGGGAAGAGCGATCGCGACTGGAAAAACTGGCAGGACCCACCGTGCAGTTTCTCGGTCGTCAGTCCGATGCTGCGATCGCCAGCTACTACCAGCGATGCCGCGCCTTGCTGTTCCCTGGGGTTGAAGACTTCGGTATCGTGCCCCTCGAAGCAATGGCCAGCGGTCGTCCAGTGATTGCCTACGGCGATGGTGGAGCGCTAGAAACCGTGAAAGCCGGTGAGACGGGCCTCTTCTTTCAGTCCGCTACCGTTGAAGCGCTCACGAACGCGATCACCCAGTTTGAAGTGCAACAGGGACAGTTTGATCCAGTGGCCATTCGAGAACATGCCATGGGCTTTGATTGCGATACCTTCAAAACGAACTTCCAGCGCTTCCTCACGTCGGTGCTCTAG